A region of the Paenibacillus sp. J23TS9 genome:
CTTTATATCAGAAAACAAGTTAATGAGCAAATCGGAATTCACGCCACCATTAAAAATTATCATGGCATTTGGTTCAGGACTTACAAGCATATTATCCTGTTGATTATTAAATTGTTCAATCATTGCTGAACATAAACACAAGTATCCACCAGCCGATGCTCCCACTGCAATTATTTTGTTTGGATCTACCTCCAGTGCCAAATCCAATTAAGAAGGTTATCAATACAACTAAAAATTTTTTCATTTTCATTTCACCTCATTTTTCACTTATCTGCCCGTTAGTTAAGAAAAGGCAGTCGAACAAAAAAGTCGGCTGCCTTCGAATTTCTTTATTCAACTATCGTCTCCCGTTAGCTTAATAAAATACTCTGCTGTAATTTTGGGATTAACCCTTTGTAATTCATAAAACAATCTCTTATCGAAACAATTGCATAATAAGAAGAGGGTTCTAATTCAACTAATAAACATTCATCATAAATATAGCTAATAATAAATTCCTTTTGAGGCTGAATCCCTTTTTCTATAAGCAAACTCGCTAGATCTGCATAAATTTGCTGTCCTATTTCATCAACAGACCTTTCTACTGAAAAACCCCCAGCCATGCTGCGCCACCACACTATAAAGGAACGATATATTTCGTTATATTCATTTAATGTATTTTGATCTTGAGCAAATAATCCTTGATATATTATGTTTTTCTCATCTTCCAGGAAGTTTATGGGATGTTCAGCAATTCGTTTTGATACTACATTCCATAACTCTCTGTAATGCATTTCAAAGTCTTCTCGAAACTCAATATTTGATGTTATGTAAGGGAATTTCATTTCGTTACTACTCCGATTTCGATTCAGGAAGATATTTTGGACATAAATCAAAAAATTCAATGAAATAGGTGCTTCTGATTTCATTAGCAACGTACTTTTCATTAATATTCCTCCTAATTAGCTTTGAAGTATAACACTTCCCTCCCATTCTAACACTAGGGGATTCATCTGAAAGACAATGTAATATATCTAAAGAACTCATAATTAATGGTTGGGTCGAAAGAACAGTAATCGCTGCTGCCCTTACTTTATATGAAGGGTGGTATAACAACTTTTGCACAATACTTGCTGCTTCATTAGGTGCTTTTTCAGGTAAAAAAGATAAAAGTATATCAGTAACATTGTGATCAAAGCAGCTGATTTTTTCTATTTTTTCTTCTAAAGAACGTTCTCTCCAATGTTTCCACTGTAAATACATAGAACTCTGAATGTCAGCGTCAGTAATTTGATGAAAATCAAACATGAAAACACTTGAGGATGCAAGCCCAGCCTTAAATTCTACCCATTCTTCATTCCATTCGGAGCTGGAAACCAGTGCTATTTTGACTTGTTCAGCTGTCAAGTCGGGTTTTACTTGCAATAAACATGCTGCCAATCCTAGAACTATGGGAGCCGCATAAGATGTCCCCCATTGTCGAGCATAATTTGGAGGAAGATTGTCGTGCATCACTGTATAATGATTTAATCGTTCTTCTTCTGACTTAAATGGGAACGGCAAAACAACATTCATTGCTGGAGCCAAAATATCAGGATTCCATTTTCCATCAAACGTAAATCCCTTACAACCTGGAATAGGAGTAGCAATTTCATTTTTTCCACTTTCAGGTATAGCAACGCCTCCAACAGATAAAATGGAGGGTGAAATGATAGAACTACTAGTAAGTTCATTATTGTTTCCGGATGCCACTACAACCAATATTCCCTTGTGAACTAACTCCTCACATAAAATACGAAGAGGATCTGCTTGCCAAGGAAGAAGTCCCGTGTCCCTTTGACCAACAACTGTTAAAACAACCCCCCCTTATCCCATATTTTTATCCATATTGATTCACCCACTCTAACGCACTCCCTATATTTTTTTCAACTTCTTCTGCCGTTCTTAGCGATCCTGCTTCAATTAAGTACATATCTGCTTCTGGAGCAACCCCAGTATACCTTTCATTTGACAACAATCCATTTCCTCCAGCAGCAGCAGCTGTCCATAATCCGTGAAGACCATTATTCAGTTGTGCTTCACTTGTAATTTTAATTGGTACTGGATTGTCTGTATGTGTTTTTACCAAAAAAGAATTTCTATTGTGGTTAGAAATAATGTCTGGGTGACAATAAAAACTACCATCAATAATGGAAATTTTCACCCCTTTACCAGTAATGTTTTTTGGAATATGAAGAAAATCTCTGATTGAAGTCCAATTCATTTTAATTCCTCCTGTTTAGTTATCCTTACAAACACAAAATAGTCCCCGACACTAAAGACCAAGGACTACCCAAATATAAATCCATATTTTACCATAATTTAATTATATCACAATAATTTAAGAAATAAAGTTCTTCCTGAAACTATCCTGCCCGTTAGTTTAACACCTGATTATTTTCCTGGTCTAATACCTTTTTTATGATTCCAAAAGAAATGGCTGCAAGAGCTTTCCGAATGGACAAATTCTTTATTTTCAATGTCAACTCTACAAATATGGATCTGTTTAGATCATCATCAAATCGGTAATCGGACCATGTTCTTGTCCTTTTCGGCAATCGGTACAAGTTCTTGTCCTTGACTCGGGACAAGAACTTGTACCGATAAAACCAAAAAGCCGCTTAAATAGCGACTTTCAATGGGACTATGTTCTTGTCCCTCGACAATTGTGTCACAAACAAACATTTATTATATGTCACTTTGATTTATCATTGCCATCTGCCATTTAAATCCCTTTCCCGTGTCAGTAATAAAAAACCACTGATTCATTTTTGATCAGTGGTTTTAAACTTGAATTCATCGGTTTTCCAGAACTCTTGCTCCTGGATTTATGGTGTAGATTTCTTCACCAAATACAGCTTGCGAGATATCAATATCGTCATATTGATCCGCCTCCATAACAATAAGGTTGATTGTTAGAACTCCTTTTATTGGAATCCCCTCCCTCGAGTATTAATGAAGTTCTTATATTATAAAATGTAAGGGACTCTAATTTGTTACGTTATCCTGCCCGTTAGCGGAACACGGCTGCCGATGCATGCCGGCAGCCGTGTTTTAGTTTAATTATTGAGCTATCGTTTCCCGTTAGCTTAACGCCTTTCCACTAGGGTAATAAGATAATTTAATTCGAACATCCGTAGCGGAATTACAGTGACTAATTTGCGTCGTTTGTTATTACTGCCTATATTTCTCTTAAAGCGAAGTCAACAGCATACTCAGCATGAAGCCTTGTTGTATCATAGACTGGGATACTGCAATCATCTTGTGATATGAGTATCGTTATTTCTGTACATCCAAGAATAACGGCTTCTGCCCCTTGTTCGCTAAGACCTTTAATGATCTTTAAGTAAGATTGCCTAGATTCTTCTTTGATGATCCCAAGACAAAGTTCTTCGTATATGATGTCATGAATAACCTTTCTTTCTGATTCATTTGGAACAATAACCTCGAGTCCAAACCGCTCAATAAGCCTGCCCTTGTAAAAATCTT
Encoded here:
- a CDS encoding S8 family serine peptidase, with amino-acid sequence MLCEELVHKGILVVVASGNNNELTSSSIISPSILSVGGVAIPESGKNEIATPIPGCKGFTFDGKWNPDILAPAMNVVLPFPFKSEEERLNHYTVMHDNLPPNYARQWGTSYAAPIVLGLAACLLQVKPDLTAEQVKIALVSSSEWNEEWVEFKAGLASSSVFMFDFHQITDADIQSSMYLQWKHWRERSLEEKIEKISCFDHNVTDILLSFLPEKAPNEAASIVQKLLYHPSYKVRAAAITVLSTQPLIMSSLDILHCLSDESPSVRMGGKCYTSKLIRRNINEKYVANEIRSTYFIEFFDLCPKYLPESKSE
- a CDS encoding S8 family serine peptidase codes for the protein MNWTSIRDFLHIPKNITGKGVKISIIDGSFYCHPDIISNHNRNSFLVKTHTDNPVPIKITSEAQLNNGLHGLWTAAAAGGNGLLSNERYTGVAPEADMYLIEAGSLRTAEEVEKNIGSALEWVNQYG